The genome window ATCGCCGAGCTGCCCGAACTACGGGCCTCCGGGCTCGGCCATCCGCGGCTGGGGCTGCTCTTCGACCTGGTGGAGCGGCTCGACGGACTGCCCCGGCACATCGCGCTGCACCCCTGCGGGGTCCTCATCTCCGACGGCGGCCTGCTCGACCGCACACCGGTGGAGGCCAGCTGGATGGGTTTCCCGATGAGCCAGTTCGACAAGGACGACGTCGAGTCGCTCGGGTTGCTGAAGCTCGACCTTCTCGGCATCCGCATGCAGTCCGCCATGTCCTACGCGATCGGTGAGGTCGCCCGGGTGGACGGCCCGGAGGCCGCGGCAGCCGGTCATCACGACCCGGCGGCGGACTACCTCGACGGGACCGGCCTGATCGATCTCGACGCCGTGCCGCACGACGACCCGGCCACCTTCTCGCTGATCCAGAGCACCCGCACGCTCGGGTGTTTCCAGATCGAGTCGCCCGGCCAGCGCGAGCTGGTGGGCAAGTTCGCGCCGGAGACCTTCCACGACCTGATCATCGACATCTCGCTGTTCCGGCCGGGACCGGTGAAGTCCGACATGGTCACACCGTTCCTGCGTGCCCGGCAGCGGTGGGACGAACCCGAGTACCTGCACCCGGCCCTGCGCCCGGTGCTCGAAGACACCTGCGGCGTGGTCGTCTTCCACGAGCAGGTGCTCCAGATCGTCAGCATCGCCACCGGCTGCGATCTGGCCGAGGCCGACGAGTTCCGCCGGGCCATGGGGGTCTCCGCGCGGCAGGAGAGCAACGAGAAGTGGTTCCGGCAGCATGCCGCACGGTGCCGCACCACTGACGGTGAGCGGGTTTTCGACGCCGACGCGATCGACCGGATCTGGGCGGTGCTCAAGGCTTTCGCCTCGTTCGGCTTCTGCAAGGCCCACGCGGCGGCGTTCGCCCTGCCCACCTATCAGTCGGCCTGGCTGAAGGCCCACCACCCGGCGGCCTTCATCGCCGGCGTGCTCACCCACGACCCCGGCATGTACCCCAAGCGCCTGATCCTCGACGACGCCCGCAACTTCGGCATCCGGGTGCTCCCGCTCGACGTCAATCGCTCGGACAGCACGTACCGGGTGGAGAGGCTCACCCCGGAGCCGGAGAACCCGGAGAACCCGGAGAACCCGGAGACGGAGTACGTCTCCCTGTGCGCCGAGCACGCGTGCTCCGCGTCCGGCAGCGGTTCCGCGCCGACTGCCATTCCCGATCCGACGAAAGCCATGATCGCGCAGCCTCTTTCCGCGGAACCGGCGGCCCGGCCCACCCCGGCCGTCCACCAGCCCGTCCTGCCCGACGGCAGCGGATACGGCATCCGGCTGGCCCTGGCCGAGGTCAAGGGAATCAGCGAGGCCGAGGTGCAGCGGATCGTCGCGAACCGGCCTTACCAGTCCCTGGCCGACTTCTGGCACCGGGCGCAGACCTCCCGGCCCGTCGTGGAACGGCTGGTCATCACCGGCGCCTTCGACGCGATCTACGGCCTGAGCGATGCGCTGCCGGTGCAGTCCCGGGGACGCACCACCCGTCGTGACCTCCTGCTCCAGCTCGCCGATCTGGAGCGCTGGAGCCGATCACTCGAGAACGGCAGACCCCGGCGCAGAGGCATCCGCAACAGCAGGACTCCCGACGCCATGACCGCCGGGCCCCGGGCGGGCAGCACCGCCGACAGGGAGGGCACCGGCTGGGGTGAGGACAGCAGCGGCGTCCGCGGCGCGGCCGGCCGGCAGGCCCGGTCGGCCGCGCCGGTGGTCGCCGCGGCCGATCAGTCCGTTCAGCTCGCACTGGATCTCGGCGACGCCCCGGACCGGATCGTCCCGAGCGGCCTGCCGGAGATGACCGGCGCCGAGCGCACCCGCGCCGAACTGGAGGTGCTGGGACTGGACGCGAGCCGGCACGTGCTCGAGTTCTACGAACCGATGCTGACGGCGCTCGCGGTGACCCGGGCCCGCGACGTCCGCGGCCGCCGCAGCCGGGCCGAGATCCTGGTCGCGGGAGTGAAGGTGGCCACCCAGACCCCGCCGATCCGCACCGGGAGGCGGGTGGTCTTCCTCACCCTCGACGACTCCACCGGCCCGGTGGACGCGACCTTCTTCGAAGACGTCCAGGGTCCCTACGCGGGCACGGTGTTCCACTCCTGGCTGCTGGTGGTGCGGGGCGTGCTGCGCAAGACCGGCCGGCGCGGGGTGTCCCTGCGTGCCACCGGAGCCTGGGAACTGCCCGTGCTCTGGGAGGCCTGGACGGAGTCCGGGCTGACCGGGGTGCTGGAGATCCTGCACGCCGACGAACCTCCCGCCCGGCGGCCCCTGCCGTCCGGGCTGCCGGCCGCCGCCTTCCACGCCGGCGTGGTTCCGGCGGACGTGGGTGGTCAGACCCCCGGCCGGGTGCTGGGGACCAGCCGAGACGACGGTGCCCTTCCCGGCGCGGAAACCACGGACTGGGAGACACCGACCGGTCTGCCGAGCGGCGACCGTGGCAGCTCCGGTCTGCCCGTCCCCGGCACGCCGGGCCGCGACCACCGGGGCCGGCAGGGCGACGGCGCCCATCCCGGATCGCTCCTGCCGAACGCCGCCGGAACGAGCCACCCGCAAGACCCGGACCGGCCAGAAGACCCGGCCCCCTCCACCCTCACCCGCCGGGTGCTCGTGCACCCCAGCGGTTATCGGCAGTCGCCCTACGCCGATCTCCGTCCCCCGGGCGGCGACACCCGGGAGACCCGCCGGATGCAGGAGACCGCCGGGCAGGAGCACCGGCGTAGGGAGGAGGAGCGCCGAAGACAGCCACCCCGCAAGCTCTGGCACTCCAGCCCGGGAAGTTCCGGGCAGTGACCCGGCAGCGACACCCCGGCAGCGACACCGGCACCGACAGCCCGGGCAGCCTCGGCCAGCCCGAGGGCAGTCCTGGCAAGCCCGACGGCGGCCCTGGCAAAGCCGACGGCGGCCCTGGCAAAGCCGACGGCGGCCCCGGCAAAGCCGACGGCAGCCTCGGCAAAGCCGACGACAGCCTCGGCAAGCCCGACGACGCCGGCTGCACGATCCTGCACGCCGACATGGACGCCTTCTTCGCCTCGGTGGAACTGATCGACCGCCCGCACCTGAGGGGCACCCCGGTGATCGTGGGCGGGGGCGGCCGGTCGGTCGTCCTCTCGGCCACCTACGAGGCCCGGCGCGCGGGCGTCCACGCCGCGATGCCGATGGGCCGGGCCCGGCGGCTCTGCCCGGAGGCAGTGGTGATCCAGCCCGACCACGACCGGTACGCCGAGGTCTCCCGCGGGGTGATGGAGGTCTTCCGCTCGGTGACCCACCTGGTCGAGCCGCTGAGCCTGGACGAGGCCTTCATCGACGTCTCCGGCGCGGTACGCAGGACGGGCACACCGTCGCGGATCGCCGCCCTGATCCGCGACCGGATCGCCGACGAGCAGCGGATCACCTGCTCGGTGGGTATCGCCACGACCAAGTTCGTGGCCAAGCTCGCCTCCACCCGGATCAAGCCGGACGGCGTCCTCGTGGTGCCCCGCAACGACACGGTCGCGTTCCTGCACGGCCTGCCGGCCGGAGCGCTGTGGGGCGTGGGGGAGAAGAC of Kineosporia corallincola contains these proteins:
- a CDS encoding DNA polymerase III subunit alpha, with product MPHSFTHLHVASGYSLRYGASDPQQLVEQAVAQGLTSLALTDRDGLYGTIKFVHACRRAGITPAVGVNLAVEKVLSPDGRRRGPIVRTVRDLPEPARRVPVRGGASVDPRLPRVTVLALASGPGSGLQPGQGWGRLCRLVTATQLRGERSRPVGTVDLIAEHAQLDGTPALTVLLGPDSEYGRAVLAGRADLALAVLEHWRGLLPPACLAVEIVHHRGPQGAPASLGHAARMLNLARRAGVPVVLTNAVRHATRDGAVTVDVLDAARRLVAIDSRHLDRTTNEGYLAGDAEMTLRAHEIAEAAGDLGAAGQMLRLTASLASRCLMNAENELQLGRAHLPEPEVLGLGDKDGDAELEQRCRAQVHVRYPRAGRHERERIEQRLKEELGLVRFLGIPIYFLTIAIVCDLIRRMGVRVAARGSGAGSLINYLLGISGVDPLRHDLLMERFVTRLRTQLPDVDLDVESHRRTEVYEKLLDVFGGDRVSCVSMMDTYRARHAIRDVGGALGMPPGEIDTIAKAFPHIRARDVRSAIAELPELRASGLGHPRLGLLFDLVERLDGLPRHIALHPCGVLISDGGLLDRTPVEASWMGFPMSQFDKDDVESLGLLKLDLLGIRMQSAMSYAIGEVARVDGPEAAAAGHHDPAADYLDGTGLIDLDAVPHDDPATFSLIQSTRTLGCFQIESPGQRELVGKFAPETFHDLIIDISLFRPGPVKSDMVTPFLRARQRWDEPEYLHPALRPVLEDTCGVVVFHEQVLQIVSIATGCDLAEADEFRRAMGVSARQESNEKWFRQHAARCRTTDGERVFDADAIDRIWAVLKAFASFGFCKAHAAAFALPTYQSAWLKAHHPAAFIAGVLTHDPGMYPKRLILDDARNFGIRVLPLDVNRSDSTYRVERLTPEPENPENPENPETEYVSLCAEHACSASGSGSAPTAIPDPTKAMIAQPLSAEPAARPTPAVHQPVLPDGSGYGIRLALAEVKGISEAEVQRIVANRPYQSLADFWHRAQTSRPVVERLVITGAFDAIYGLSDALPVQSRGRTTRRDLLLQLADLERWSRSLENGRPRRRGIRNSRTPDAMTAGPRAGSTADREGTGWGEDSSGVRGAAGRQARSAAPVVAAADQSVQLALDLGDAPDRIVPSGLPEMTGAERTRAELEVLGLDASRHVLEFYEPMLTALAVTRARDVRGRRSRAEILVAGVKVATQTPPIRTGRRVVFLTLDDSTGPVDATFFEDVQGPYAGTVFHSWLLVVRGVLRKTGRRGVSLRATGAWELPVLWEAWTESGLTGVLEILHADEPPARRPLPSGLPAAAFHAGVVPADVGGQTPGRVLGTSRDDGALPGAETTDWETPTGLPSGDRGSSGLPVPGTPGRDHRGRQGDGAHPGSLLPNAAGTSHPQDPDRPEDPAPSTLTRRVLVHPSGYRQSPYADLRPPGGDTRETRRMQETAGQEHRRREEERRRQPPRKLWHSSPGSSGQ